The window ATAAGGCATAAAGTTTATCCGAAGAACTCCATCTTTCAGCCTTTGCACAACATATTCATTAAATTCATCATTCAGCTTGTATGTGGAAGGATGAAGAGAACCAAACATCGCTGACAAATCTCTACTCGGCGTATCCCGAAACACTGAATACAAATacctaaaaaattaaaaaaaaataaaaattacattTTCTGTAAATAGATCATTACTGTATAAAATGAGACCATAttctaaaaaaatataaaaataagctTACCCCATGTATGTTGATATAGGAGACTGTCCAATCAATTTAAACTCTAGTAATTTAAGTATGTTCTCATTTAGTAAATATACAGTTCTTTCAATTCCAAAGATTTGAAAATCACATGGAACCGATATCGAGTTTCCACTTTCCTTCATCATTGTCGACGCAAATTTGTTCAACAACCTAAAGCGAGGAGGCACATTGTCCTTTGGCTTCACAGAATTAAATGCATTATGCATTCTTTGCACCTCACTCACATTCTGTGCATTTTTCTTTTTCTataataaatatttaagcatATAACTGGTATTATTCACTTTAGTACAAATTTGTACAACCTCCTAAAAATAATGACACTTGGTTTGTAATTAAATTATATACCTCGGAACCAGTAGTGGAGGTGTATATGATCATGTCTTTGGGCCATGCCAAATGAGAACTGATGACTTGTTGGACGGTTTCTATCTCACCAACCACAGGAACAGGCACCGAAGGATCGTCCTGGATGCTTCCAACCACCCCAACACGAACAAATCCTGGTTCTAGAGGCACTCCATGAACCGATTTACTCATTCCACCTCTTTCATCAAAAACAACACCAAAAGCTACCTTGTTATCAATGCTCTCCACTGCCATTTCATATTTACAAGGACCCTATAGTTataattataaatcaaaataGACACTTTCGGCTCAAACAATTTAATAACATACAACATTATCATATAAATCAATCAAGTATACACTGTAATTGTATACCTTTTATCCCGGTGGACCAGGAGGAGGACTAATAACAACAAAATCTGCACCATCTTAATCCTCATCGGTCATCAATTCATCTTCCATCAAATCTTTTGCAACTTTCCTTCagttcttttattcttgttcttGTTCTTTTACCCCAGGACAACTTGCTTTTCCAGACATTGGTGAATATAGATTTGCCCCAGCAACCAAAGCTTTCAAATCAGCAATTTGCAACTCAAGATTATGAAACTGCTCTTTGGTAATGTGATTTCTTGTCTGTTTTATTAAATCGAAGTACAATGTTGGAGGTATGAAGTTTCCACCCCCACGAACCATTCTCGCATGCTCAGAAGTTTCCAATACAGTGGTGAGTACATCATTAGTTCCATCCAGCTTGAATTCACCATTTCTTTGCTTTTCGAGTAAAGAATCCTGTTAAAACCATGAGAGTAATTAGGTATGATTGGAAAATTAAAGAAGCAAAAAATTATAATAAGTCTTACAATTTATTGAATTTTTTCTGCCAGTTCTGGGTCAAGAGTCCCATCTTCTGTCATACGGGCTTTTTTCCACATAATTGCCCTATCTGGCCTTTCTTCAGGCTGCAACCTCCCCGAGCGTTTCTAAAAAAATTAAGATACATTCATAAAATTGAAAATGTGAATACTACAAGAAAAATGATAAGACTcttacttcttcttcttccaatCCGATGTATCCTTTTCTTAAAACTCGGTGTGGATATTTCCGTTGTCCCACTCTTTCACTCTGTTTTTTATTCTCTTCCTGTATACAAAATAAATCTTCTTGATTACTTTATTTTTACAATTAAATCCACTCCCAAAAAACCAAAAAACAATATGGTCctaaatttttatatatatatatataagtaatgCATACCTCCCACTCTTTTGTGACTCTAGCTGCAACAAATCGTCTCCACAAAAGGCATCACATGTTCCGATGTCAATTTAGCCTTAAAATTTCTCCATTTTACACCTGCTGACTGTAGAATCCTCTTCCGACTTTCAAGAATCAGTTCGAACGTATCCTGAAGCACAAATTTAACAAGTTCAGACAGtgcaaatttttttaaataaaaaccaTGAGATTAATGTCAATTGCGATTGTAAATGACATACCTCAAGATCATTCCATATTTTTTGTTTCAGTTCAGGGTCAACCTTTGGCCAAGTCGGAATGTCAATTAGCACCATTGTACTTGCCAACATACCTATGTAGGACTGTAGTTTGTGTCGTTCGTCTCCAACTGGAACTGCAACTCGATTGAaccgcaaattcaatttctctccCCGCGCTATCTTCATCACCACTTTATGCATAGCACAAACGCCTCGTGCTGCTCTAGATGTCCTGTTTTTGCTATATTGTGTAGTACTTTCAGTGAGTTATGGAGCTGTCTACTGGGGAACAATGGTGTCCGCTGGAGTAACCGGGTCAGGATATGGTACCGCTAGGATAATGGTGTCCGCTGGAATAATGTGATTCTCATCTAATGATTCTTTAGACTATTTTTTAGATTTTTTCCTTTCTTTACCATCTTTCATGCATTAACCAAAAGGAGTAGGAATAAGAGATAATATTATCATCATACTAGGATTATCGTAATCATTCTAGCATAACACATATGTAATGCAACATATATAATTAACTACACAATCGCTTTTTTAACGCATAACAACATACAGCAGAACACATAAAGCATTTACATATTTTTATCAGTTGCTTCTACAAATTCTAATACTTACACTCATAATAAAACTCAAAGTAATTATATCATACATTTCTATAATAAAAAGTTGATAAATAAACTCCAAGTAATTTTTTCCATAAGAAAATTTAATGTTTTCTTGTTGTGCCAACACCTCTTGTCCGGAAAGGGGTTGCCTTGGCTGTCCAAACTCTTGTTGACCATTAAAGGCTGCCTTCTTCTTCTTGTATAGATAATGCCTAGGAAAATACCGACGATGACCTTGGTAACATATTTTCCTACTATAAGGTAAATAGTTAGCAACGGTATCATCACCACACACTGGACAACCCAAATAAGCCTTGTTGACACAGCCAGATAAATTACCATATGCCAGGAAATGGTTAACCGTCCATAACAAAGTCGCCCTTAAAGTGAAAAAAGTTTTTGTGAAGGCATCACATACATTCGGTTCACCTTCTTCCCAAAGCTTTTTCAAATCATCAA is drawn from Apium graveolens cultivar Ventura unplaced genomic scaffold, ASM990537v1 ctg6769, whole genome shotgun sequence and contains these coding sequences:
- the LOC141703572 gene encoding uncharacterized protein LOC141703572; the encoded protein is MAVESIDNKVAFGVVFDERGGMSKSVHGVPLEPGFVRVGVVGSIQDDPSVPVPVVGEIETVQQVISSHLAWPKDMIIYTSTTGSEKKKNAQNVSEVQRMHNAFNSVKPKDNVPPRFRLLNKFASTMMKESGNSISVPCDFQIFGIERTVYLLNENILKLLEFKLIGQSPISTYMGYLYSVFRDTPSRDLSAMFGSLHPSTYKLNDEFNEYVVQRLKDGVLRINFMPYNYKAVRSCNAQEGRVNKNPKVKNLVGCHKQPGGTECGYVVMRYMKDLIEDQEMKLLDKLVEE